From the Lathyrus oleraceus cultivar Zhongwan6 chromosome 4, CAAS_Psat_ZW6_1.0, whole genome shotgun sequence genome, one window contains:
- the LOC127135479 gene encoding putative NAC domain-containing protein 94, protein MEERNGCEKLDEVMLPGFRFHPTDEELVGFYLKRKIQQRPLAIELIKQLDIYKFDPWDLPKLASTGEKEWYFYCPRDRKYRNSARPNRVTRGGFWKATGTDRPIYSSEGSKCIGLKKSLVFYKGRAAKGAKTDWMMHEFRLPSFNDSSASSPKKYVDKTIPASESWAICRIFKKTNATAQRALSHSWVPPFLETSTSNVLTNDGNHNHFSSPNMMLTKKPTFTSQFCTTNNSNNTTQNLTSSGGTTLCPLDVPSYHNNNNNPIIDPLIYKPLYRLPISNDQDLNLSTGLVFSSPLETSCNKTSMDVSSLLLGMSCEGTTSNYVDHYNNGYPLMANSIPNVNVQELERVRSIGFPFSVPLNIGEAWKSSLVWDAASCSSDEPSSYSTTKCYT, encoded by the exons ATGGAAGAGAGAAATGGTTGTGAGAAACTTGATGAGGTTATGCTTCCAGGGTTTAGGTTTCATCCAACTGATGAAGAACTAGTTGGATTTTACCTCAAGAGAAAGATTCAACAACGCCCTCTTGCTATTGAGCTCATCAAACAGCTTGATATTTATAAATTTGATCCTTGGGATCTTCCAA AGTTGGCAAGTACAGGAGAGAAAGAGTGGTATTTTTACTGTCCAAGAGACAGAAAGTACAGGAACAGTGCAAGACCTAATAGGGTAACAAGAGGTGGGTTTTGGAAAGCTACTGGAACAGACAGACCTATATATTCCTCAGAGGGTTCAAAGTGTATTGGTTTGAAGAAGTCATTAGTTTTCTACAAAGGTAGAGCTGCTAAAGGAGCCAAAACTGATTGGATGATGCATGAGTTTAGATTACCTTCTTTCAATGACTCCTCAGCTTCATCTCCAAAGAAATATGTTGATAAAACTATTCCTGCTAGT GAATCTTGGGCAATATGCAGGATATTCAAGAAAACAAATGCAACAGCTCAAAGAGCACTCTCTCACTCATGGGTCCCTCCATTCCTTGAAACATCAACCTCCAATGTTCTAACAAATGATGGAAACCACAACCATTTTTCTTCACCAAACATGATGTTAACAAAGAAACCTACCTTTACAAGCCAATTTTGCACTACTAATAACTCCAACAATACAACACAAAACTTAACCTCTTCTGGTGGCACAACACTTTGTCCTTTAGATGTTCCATCTTAtcataataataacaataatcCAATTATTGATCCATTGATTTACAAACCGTTATACCGTTTACCGATTTCGAACGATCAAGACCTTAACCTTAGCACCGGCTTAGTATTCTCTTCTCCTCTTGAAACATCTTGTAACAAAACTTCAATGGATGTTTCTTCCTTGCTATTGGGTATGTCATGTGAAGGAACAACCTCAAACTATGTTGACCATTACAATAATGGATATCCATTGATGGCTAATAGTATTCCTAATGTGAATGTGCAAGAGTTGGAGAGAGTGAGATCTATTGGATTCCCATTTAGTGTGCCTTTAAATATTGGTGAAGCTTGGAAGTCAAGTCTTGTTTGGGATGCTGCATCTTGTTCTTCTGATGAACCCTCTAGCTATTCTACTACCAAGTGTTACACTTAG